The Candidatus Zymogenus saltonus DNA window TATCTTCAATGCCATTTCAAAATCGGCCAGGGCTTTCTCATATTGAACCATCCAGAAGTAACAAAACCCTCTATAGCTATATGCTTCCGCAAATTCAGGATCAAGACTCATGGCTTTACTAAAGCACTCTATCGCCTTGCCATACACCTCGTCATCCGCATACGCTTTCCCTTTTCTAAACCAGCCATCGGCGGTGTTCGGCTCGCCCGGCACGCCGCAGGAGGTGCCTATGAGAAACGCAAGCGCGAACGCGGTGGCCAGAACGGCGGCAGTTATTTTGATGATAGCTATTAACTCATTCCTCTTTTTCAGATTCATCGCTTCATCCTTCATTTAGTTAGTTGTTTTGAATAATATTATCTGTTTTCTCCAACCTTGTCAATAGAAATTTTGAAGTATTTAAATAAATATGAATACCAAGTGGAAAAATACAAAAAATTTCCGAGATTAATTCTATATTTTTATTGACACCGATCCTGCAATGATATAAAAT harbors:
- a CDS encoding tetratricopeptide repeat protein, with translation MNLKKRNELIAIIKITAAVLATAFALAFLIGTSCGVPGEPNTADGWFRKGKAYADDEVYGKAIECFSKAMSLDPEFAEAYSYRGFCYFWMVQYEKALADFEMALKIGVDHPEEIHFYIGRTYFKMGNYEEAVTSFTNAIEINKEIAEYYYKRGASY